The nucleotide sequence tgactagaagtaatatatttattatgttgataagagaatatagaattgagtacgaaaattcgggaaatttgtttttacgtgtagaaggtaattaaAGTGCTGCTCAACTGCTCAGTTGTCTAGCTAGACACTCTTGCGATACCGGTACCATCTGACCGCAATTGTACCTATGCAAGACCTCTTTTCAGCCATTGTAATAAGTACCTGTATAGTAATCGTAATTTGTAATAACTGCAAAACTAAAATGTGAATAATTCACAAAGCACAGACTTGAATTATTAGAAAAAAGACTGTGTGCATAAAGTAGCCTAGTTAGACTCGTCCGTCGGCTCTAGCCACTACTGTTCGATCGTACAACCACGAGGCGATTAGGGTTAGACCTGATTTCAATGGAACGTGCATTTCGGCATGTGCATACGGTATggcataccgtacagccgtaacgtaccgatccagacgaATGATAAATCACGCgggctcaaccatttatttcaatcctaCCGCGATTCACCATATTATTCTACTAGACTATCCGTATTTCCCACTCGTGTCATGCGTGACTATATGCTGGGTACCGGTACGATCAGACAGTATCGGTATCGCACGAGTGTCCGGACAACTGAGCatttaagcagcattctccaattcaattaccttccacacgtaaaaacaaatttctcgaattttcgtattcaattctatattctcttatcgatattttaattatatatattacttctagttgaacttgtatcatggagaatttatagaacatttgcatattaaatttattgaatattgctcaagaaaattagtaatgagttagaaacccagggaacaccgtttgtgcgcgtaggattatgcatgacaacgttggtcccaagccgaagcaaattttctcaaaataaaaacacgtgacaacgatgggccacgaggcggcccatcgttgtcaaccgtttatattttctttttattcacttttttttttttttttcacctttttttattccgtttttattttatttttgtttttatttttaatttttttttttacattttatttatgttttttcagaactattttttttattttaattttcaattttacgcgtgacaacgatgggccaccatagacgGGTAACCGAACAAGCTAGGCTTTAGTTATTCCCATATCGGGTATGGGCTGGTAACCAGTTGAGGtttaccatatgattaagccgtcttaccgactttcctattctctccctatttttgatgacgtccaGAGATTAATAAAGTTGCATGCATTCAGGCAACCACAGAAATGCAGAGAGCTATTGAATCTGCTAATTTGAATATGGATGGGAGACTTCAGCATTTCAAGTCATTACTATAAAACGAACATCCAAAAGGTAGAATTTCTACATAACTGGCATTCTTTGAATAAACTATTGGaattaaaatttctttgtttaatGAAGGGCATGCTCACAGTAAACGAATGAGAGTTTGTGTCTGAAAACTTTTCttaataccattttttttaaatatgaatttCATATATTATACGGTAATCAAATTCCTTTTTGTAGAATTTGCTGTTTTTTCTTTCGAAGTATGATCATTATCAATCTGGCTGTGTCTCCAATATTATTCACTTGCtgataaaacattttgtttgaCTATTTGTATTGAAATTGGTCACAAGAAGGGTTTCGTATAAAGGAGGACTGAGATTACTGGTAGCCAATAACACAacgcaaatttattttcattggaTATCTGAGGTCAGTCAGTCAATACACATATTACATATAAAAGTAATGATTTTTGTGCGAAATTCGCCACATTTTAGAAAGTTACACACTCTCCCATTCCCACCACCTAACGCCATTGATTGTCTACAAAGTTGTCATGTTCAAACTCAACTCTCGTGAATTTTCTTTTGTGTGTTGTCATAATTTTTCTATCTTATggttattagttttttttttttaaatcacccTATTAGGCTGATTTTTTAgttcagaaataaatttattgtccAAGAGAGTGTGCCGGTTTTATGTGAATCACACTacaacggcgaggagtccagaaaTCTTCTTGCACATGACTATTTCTACATGGgaatcgaacctgcgaaccaacGCAGGGTATAGCATCATGTGCGGTATCGCCGAGCATTAACATGATTTTCACTTGCCTTGGTATACTTTATTATTTGCTGATGCTGAAGAAGGGAGCAATGGAATGTTCACCTCAGGTTtgtggatttaaaaaaaattcacaaatacCTCCAGACTTTGTAATAAGAAAAATATGACTGCGACCTCTTGGTTTttggaaaatgttttttttttctatagggtgtccataaacatagtcttaatttttttcagattgcgaagggaatttatcgatacaatgttttgttttggcccttaaatgaagtaaaaatacttaactattactgattaaaaaaacaacaaacttggtCAAGATTTATTAGAACTGACTTCATAGTGAAATTGTAAatagactttatggacaccctgtatatctgGATACCATGAGGCAATAGAATTACCAGACTTCTCTGCGCCACACAGTGGTTCATGTAACTGACCGATTACGACTTCTTTCAATTCCATATCTGACACGGCGGTGTGGcttatcgtgctaagcgttaggcaTATgctgccaccgcacctctgattaccctgcgtgggtttgaatctcatgcagggatggttacgtgcgagaggattgctggactcctcaccgccgaTTGCGCGGTTAATGTAAACGCTggccggttacggcttcttccaccatcaagtccatgcttccaaaaacaaatacctaactaatcccatacctgagtTGGAATGgaaactggacgagaggccatggttcgccatatggttaagccgtcttatcggctttcctcttccccagGACacatatgtaaatcctattcgtGGTTTACCTCCCTCATGAAAATTATCAATGTTGAATCTGAATACCCTGTAGGAGAGGATTGCTGGGATCCTTAGTGTCACATTGTGGTTTATGTAACGTCTTATGGCTTCTTCAAAATTCATATTCACATTTGCTGCTTAATCTCAGTTGCAAAGTGTCTCAGACTAGATGACTCTGTGAGTCTTTTCGCGTcaactgcaacaagccgatatctgtTTGTCatttatttacaatatattatttattcattcttCATATCGCGCATTCTTTTTGCATGGCGAAAATATATATCTGAAGTATATCATGCCAGATTTTCTGAGTTATTCtagctcagtggttctcaaccagggAATTGTAGTCCATCAAGAGGCCCACAAGGCCCATTCTCTCTACAAGATAACTCTCCTTCCTACTGAGTTTCATTGCTTAATATGGTTATTTCGTGGGGCGTTTTCACTGTTTGAGcataatgaaattgataaacAGGGGGGCCATGAGGCCAAAAGCCATAAAATGTTGAGAACCCACTGCCAACTTATTatccttgtttttttttataacttcaGAATATGGGATCTGTACCTAGAGATTTAACTTATGTTGAAATCTGTCTTGATGAAGACATAATATATGAAGCAAGCCTTTTATCTGAGGAGATAAATAGAGAGGAAATTACAAGTATTTCTGGCAACACTACAGTCGAAGATATTTGCAATGTTGATAATAGTGATGAATATACGCCATGTGAAGACACAGGAGAATTTACGAGCCATAAGCAAGAGACTGCTAGAACTGATATAAACAGCACTGTTATCTTTGAAGAAGATAATCATGAATTTGATTCTGAAGAATCCTCCGTCATAACAATGCAGGAGCAGAATGAACCCACTGCTGTTTTTGTAACTGATTCCAACTCGGGGTTCTTATCAAAAGATGAATTATCTGACTATCTTCAACAGGAATTGCCCAGCGGTATTGATAATGCATATCTAAGTGATAATGGCTTAATGACTGATGATGGGCACAATAATAACACCCGTCCACGACTAGGTGATAAGAATGGATCGAAATTGCCCACCAGTATTGATAACGCTCATCCATTCGATAACAGGCGGAAATCGTCTAATTGTAATGTAGGCACCTATCTGAGTGATAAGGAATTAACTACTGATAAAGAAGGAATGTTACCCAACTCCAAAGATAGCACTTCTCTAAGTGATAAAGATCTCATTGTTGATAAGGATTCCCATACTAATGAGAATTATTTTGAGATAGCTCGCAGTTTCTTGAATGACGTTATTGATTATATTATCGAAAAAGAAGTTTCTGATAAAACTGAAAGTTGTAATATATGTGAGAGGAGATTCGGCACATTAGCCAAATTGGAAAGACATTTGAAGTTTCACTATAAAGGCCGAAAAATACTTTATTGCTCTGTGTGTGGCAAAGATTTTGGTCAAAAATCGCATCTGGAGTATCATATGGTGCTGCACACCGGTGTAAAGGCGTATTCATGTGAAATATGCGGAAAGACTTTCACTCAAAAATCGTCGTTAAACATGCATATAAAATCTCACACATCTCAACCAAATGTTCCTTGCGAGATATGCGGAAAAAAGTTTTGGACAAAATACATCTTAAATTTACATACGAGGAAACGACATATGGGGTTGCCCTTTGTTTGTAACATTTGCGGAAGTTCTTTTAGTGGAAAACAAGGTTTGCTACACCATGTGAGCCTACATCCTCCACATATATGTGAAACATGTGGCAAGGAGTTTGACAATTATAAAAGTCTTCGCTTGCATAAAGATTCTCATAAACCAAGTTGGCCTGAGCATGTCTTTGCGGACGGTGTAAAAGGTTTTCGCTGCGAAGTTTGTAGAAGAACATTTCGACGAAGACAAGACTTTACTTTCCATTCTCAAGCTCATGCTCCAAAAGTTCATAAGTGTCAAGTTTGTGGTGCTGGATTTGTTCGTGATAGCTATTTAAAGAAGCATATGATTGCACACTTAGAAAGACCGTATAAATGTGAATCATGCTGGAAAAGTTTCCATCATAAAAAGTCGTTAGAAAATCATCAAATATATCATACAGGAATAAAGCGCTTTGATTGCAACATTTGCGGAAAAGGATATTATTGGAAACATCGCTTGGCTATACATctaaaacttcataaaaatgtaaaaactgAAAATGCTGTACATAGTAATGATTCTGAATTTGCTCAGCAAACTTCTTCTACATTACAATGTAGAAAAAAGGAGATGGATGGAGCATCTGGAATTGGTAGCACAGCACCAAGTAATGAAGGTGTAATGTTGGGAAATTGTATTTCCGTAGGACAAAAAGGGAATTCACAAACATCTACATTCACAATAGGGGAAGCTGAGGAATTCAATCTCGGCTCTATGAAATTTATCGGGCATAAAATAGTATTCTCTCCTGAAGTGAATCCATTGTCTCTCCCTTCTGAACAAACTCGAACAATCGCAATTTTGGATGCTGAATCGATAGTGAAATTCGCTATGCATAACATGTCGAAAAAAACTAAAGAACCAGTTAAGGTTCCAAAGATGGCGAACATAATGACAATAAAAGAGGGGGATTCTGATCCCTATAATATCAGGACTATGGGTGATGAGCACTCATAAAAAATGGACAGTTGACCGTCGTGTCGTGCTGAGCGTCAGGAATACGTTGCCATCGAACCTATGAACATCCTACGCTTAAAATCTCATGGGCATTATTATCACCAtgcccgacatgaactggtaaccaaaCGAGCTAAGCATTAGTTATTCCTATACCGgggctgtggtttgccatatgattaagccatcttatcgacttCCCTTTTCCCTCCGAACAGCCATAAGTTAGTGAGTCTACATAACTGgcattttttgaataaactattggaataaaaatttctttgtttgaTAAAGGGCATGCTCAACAGTAAACGAATGAGAGTTTGTGTCTGAAAActtttcttaaaaatattttttaaaatatgaattttatataatttgccGTTTTTCCCCTCAAAGTATGATCCTTATCAATCTGGTTGTGTCTCTGCTGTTATTCACTTGCTGATAAAACATTTTGTTGGACTATTTGTATTAAAATTGGGTCACAAGAAGGGTTTCGTATAAAGGAGGACTGACAATACTGATAGCCAATAAGTACACCgcaaatttgttatttattgaATATCTGAGGTCAgacagtctatatacatattacataaaaa is from Styela clava chromosome 9, kaStyClav1.hap1.2, whole genome shotgun sequence and encodes:
- the LOC120338900 gene encoding uncharacterized protein LOC120338900 codes for the protein MGSVPRDLTYVEICLDEDIIYEASLLSEEINREEITSISGNTTVEDICNVDNSDEYTPCEDTGEFTSHKQETARTDINSTVIFEEDNHEFDSEESSVITMQEQNEPTAVFVTDSNSGFLSKDELSDYLQQELPSGIDNAYLSDNGLMTDDGHNNNTRPRLGDKNGSKLPTSIDNAHPFDNRRKSSNCNVGTYLSDKELTTDKEGMLPNSKDSTSLSDKDLIVDKDSHTNENYFEIARSFLNDVIDYIIEKEVSDKTESCNICERRFGTLAKLERHLKFHYKGRKILYCSVCGKDFGQKSHLEYHMVLHTGVKAYSCEICGKTFTQKSSLNMHIKSHTSQPNVPCEICGKKFWTKYILNLHTRKRHMGLPFVCNICGSSFSGKQGLLHHVSLHPPHICETCGKEFDNYKSLRLHKDSHKPSWPEHVFADGVKGFRCEVCRRTFRRRQDFTFHSQAHAPKVHKCQVCGAGFVRDSYLKKHMIAHLERPYKCESCWKSFHHKKSLENHQIYHTGIKRFDCNICGKGYYWKHRLAIHLKLHKNVKTENAVHSNDSEFAQQTSSTLQCRKKEMDGASGIGSTAPSNEGVMLGNCISVGQKGNSQTSTFTIGEAEEFNLGSMKFIGHKIVFSPEVNPLSLPSEQTRTIAILDAESIVKFAMHNMSKKTKEPVKVPKMANIMTIKEGDSDPYNIRTMGDEHS